Genomic DNA from Setaria italica strain Yugu1 chromosome V, Setaria_italica_v2.0, whole genome shotgun sequence:
ccgggataaatgacccccttttatcccggttggtgtttccaaccgggataaaaggctcttgacccttttatcccggttggtgtttccaaccgggataaaaggctcttgacccttttatcccggttggtgttaccaaccgggataaaagggggggtcttttatcccggttggtgtttcaaaccgggataaaaggcctctcagagtcttttttttcccactagcctttacaaccgggataaaaggtcccggttggtgagccccccaccagtgactgagttttagtcccggttggtgaaccttttgtcccggaccaactttaaaccgggacaaaagggggcgtatggaaagtcgtttctctactagtgcaacTTGTTAGATGAGCAGTACCAACAGGGTAACAGCAACTCGCCGCCTGTCCCTACTGCTGCAGGCGGCCGGCCGTCTCCTACTCTCCTCTACTGCTCACCGCTGGTTGTGCCTACGGCGCGGCTGTGCTCACCGCTCACGACCGCTTCGCCGGCTGGAGAAAGGGGTGATCGGTGGGAAGACGATGGAGAACAACCTGCTGGTGTTCGATCTGGAGAAAGGGGTGCTGATTGGACTTTCAGTTGACCAGCTGCTAGAGCTCTAACCTGAGTCGTCTTTGAGCCAGTAACAGAGTGTTGTACTTGTACTCTAGCAGCACAAGCTTTGTAGGCATCTCTATTGTTGCGTGAACATTTTGCAGCAGTATCATTGTGGTCCTCAGGCACGATGCACAACAAATTTCAGACCATCTCGCTTCATTTTCTCATTGCCTGTGCTACACCACTATATCCGAAGTCGGATCCTCACTTGTTAGCTCCAGATAACTGATGCTGATCAAATGCACTATGAATTCAAGATAAAATGCATGACTTCATCAACGCAGTTAACAGATAACCCCTAAAAGAAACTCTATGTAATGCAAGTTCATGCAGGCCAGGATGAAAGCACATTCGAAATGAAACTGTACCTTATGCTTTACATGCTTTAAACAGGCAAGAACATTTCGACGACACTTTCAGCTTATGAGGTGGTGGTCAGCGTGGACGTCCGTGGCGCCACTCCCGGTGGCAGGCGGTGCCATGCTGAGTACAGTGACGCCGTGCACAACGTCACGGTCAGGTGGCCCGACGTGTTCCTCCCGTTCCTCCCGATAGTTCGACGAGGCCATGAACATGTTCTCCTTGCGCTTTGCAAAACATGGCGTCATTACCAAATAGCACTACCTGACTGAGCTGATTAGTCATGCGTGAACTGAACTCACATGCAAGGGAAACATGACCGGCGTGACGAGCGTGCCGCCGCTGGGCGGCGGTTGAGCCTTCGAGCTGTTCTACAACGGTTCTTGAAGTGGCCGGTCAGCTAAGACCCTGGAGAGAGCAACCTGATGGTGGCCCGTCTGATTAATTTCATGAATGGAAGGGCGTACTTGTTAGCTTCAGATGAAAGGCTCAGGATCAAATAGATGAattcatcaccgaagttacattAATTGATACGGccggaaaaaaaaactcttaacCAATTTCATGCAGGCAACGATATAATTAAAGAGACTACGATCAAGAGAAAAATCTTGGTAAACCGTACCTACCTGATGCTTTACACAGGCAACGACGTTTGGACGAAGATACCCGGCTCTCCTTGTATACATAATGCATACGGAATTTGAACAGCTAACCATCATTTCAAACAAAATACAATGAGCTGCTGAAAAGCTAACTATGATTTGAGAGGCCGGGTAGTATATGGTAGATCCTTGACAGGCCTCAAGGTAGCCTGCcaaaaattgaaaataaaaaatgactCGAGACTTTAGAAATTCATATTTAGTCGCGATCGACTAATTTGTCCGCACAACCGTTAGCCAAGTCacagaaattaaagaaaagcaTGCACTGTAAGTTATCTGgcagaaaagaaaacaacattCATAAGGAGGTTCTCACCATGCTAGATGAGGTGTGAAGCTTCTGTTACTCGAATTCAACTTCTGGAATATGAGCGATCTTGTGCTTGTCCTCTCCTTGGCACTTCTCTGACAGTGCTGGGCAGTCCGTGATCCGCAGTTTCTTTAACTCAGTAAGACGCTGTATGCTTTCTGGCAGTGAAGATAGCATTGGGCATGAGACGATTTCAATTTCTCTCAAAGAAGTAAAATCTCCCAGCCATTCTGGCAGTGTCTCCAAGTCATCACAGCCATCTACGGAGAATTCCCGGAGGGAGATGAAGCATCGGATAACCTGTGGCAATGTTGTAAGACCCGTGAGGGACAGAAGAACAAGGCACTCGATAGAACAGAGATACCGGGCCCTATGCCACGCTTCAGGAGAAGGAGATGTGCCCATTATACAAAGGACATATGGAGAAGTGATAGATGAGAGGTTCCCAAACCCATGTTCCGGCAAAACGTGATCGCTATTGTTTACGATCCAGGTCACGCTCCTTGGGGGATAAGGCAGGAATTTCAACTTTGGGCAATCGGCAGCAAACAACAGATGTAAATTAGGGATTAAGAACTCTTCATCTTCATTAGACGTTCTCGTTGTCCACCACCCTTCCAAGTTGTCCATTTCCATCAAAAGAATTATTCTTAGCTTCGAGCAACTTCCGTGATCCCCATAAAATTCCCTCCCGACACTTTTGAGATTGGGCATTCTACCCAACCACAATGCTCTCAAATTTGGCAGGCGCCCAAGTGGAGGGAGGTGGCTGCACCCTTTCAGATTGAGAAGAACGATGGTGGAAAGATGAGGTAGGTAGGAAGGAAGGTCCAGCATCCATCTAGAGAAGTCTATGCTCATGTAACCATTAAGATGAAGGTGTCGGAGATTTCTAGGAGGCACAAGCTTCTCCAGCACCGATTTGTCAACCGATGCATCTGCATGCTCCACCATACTACTTTCACCATGTCCCCATGAAAGCCACAGACTCGTAAGATTTGAGCTGTTCAACAGTTTTGCCTGGTCTGCCCCTTCCAGATTCTTGACATTCTGAAGATCTTTGATCTGCAGCTCAAGGCACCCTGTCTTCTCGAGCTCTAAAATTTGACTCCATAGATCACCACGTCCATCAAGCTCACATGACCTTTCCAGGTTTAGTTGTTCCCTAAGTTTATCAACTTCAGAACGTATATGTATTGCAAATACTGCTCGTTCGACATGTACAAGTGTAGACATGTTAAAAATGCCATCCGGCAAGCCATCAAGGAAAAAGCAGCCTTCCAGATCCAAACTCTGAAGTCGTAAAACACCAATAGAAGCAGGCAGATGTTCAAGTTTTACACAGAACGACAAATTTAGATGCTTTAACATCATGAGTTTGCATAGAGACTCGGGCAACATTTGAACCTTGGAACAGCTTGTCATGTTCAGATACTCAAGCTTAGAAAGTTGATCAATGCAATCTGGGACCTTTTCAAGATTATGGCAATCCGACAGCTCAAGATGTGTTAGATCATGAAGTTGACAACAAGATTCTGGTAGTGAGTGGAGTTTGTAGCAATCGGATAGGTTCAAAAACTGAAGCTTATGCAACTTGCCAAAGGATTCTGGAAGGGTAGGCAGTTCATGGCAGCTTGCCAAGTTTAAGAAGAGCAAAGCACTGAGGTTACCGAAAGAGGTGGGAAGTTCATGAAGGTTGACACATCCTGATAGGTCAAAGTATTGCAGCTTTTGGAGGCAACCAACGTTTGTGGGCAGTGCCTTCAGagaagtgtttgaaagtatcAAGGTTTGCAAGTTTAGGAGACGGTTCAAGGATTTAGGAAAGTTTGGGATAGGAAGGTTGGAAGCATCAAGATACCTTAATAGCTTTAGTTTACAAACAGAACCCGGTAGCTCTGACACATGGCATCCACTCAAATCCAAAACTCTCAGATATAATGCTTGTGAGAATGCTTGCTTAGGAAGATGCAGTTTATTGCATTCTCTGAAATGCATGGCCCTAACCTTTGGTGGCAAAGACTTAAAGGCTGATGAAGACTCCTCATGATTCATCAATAGCTGATAGTGACAGTTCCGATTGTCTGTTCTATTGTTGTGCATCATTGTTTTTACATATGAAAATTCTTCACTGGCAACATATCTTGTGAGATCATGTACCACATCATGCATATGGAATTTCAGTGTGGGTTTGAACCTCCCGGAATCAAGTACCTTGAAACACAAGGAAATTAAAAGAATCATTAATTAGAAGATTAGAATATGATAGTAGTCAGAGACTGGATCAAAGGTTTCAGCTGGGCTTTGTTATGGATAAATTAAAAAACTGTCAGTAAGACAACTAATTGTTACAGATGCGGAGGTTCATATCACAATTATATATACCCTAAAGAGATTTTTTGTATTATTTGTGGAATTGACACTTATATATACTGTATCAATAAAAGGTGTGTTTGGCCAACAGCCAAAATCTGCTGCCATTTGCTGCTCATGGTTTATGTATGTACTTTTCAGGCTCAAACAGTTAAATGGGTGTAGTTACCATGAAGAAAGATGAATTAAAGTCCACACAGGTGGAAACAGGCTTTGGAGAACCTAGTCCTTGCATGTTGGTATGGAAAGAAAGAGAACAGTAAGGGCAATATGAGTGAAGATATTCGGATTCTGGTCTGCAAGCTAATTGGTGCTTTGGTTCAAGTTCTCAAGTGGCCTTCAGCTACAACAGTGAATCCAAGATTACTGTTTCAGACAGTGGAAACATAACTAATCAGTTTTGCAAGGTTAGTTCAACTGTTGGTTCATTGAAGAAGTATATACAGAAACATTGAGGGCTCATAGtataattaaaataaaaaaggaaattatGTATAGCAAAAATTTCTTGCATCTTCAGCTTCATGCATACATTTGTGTTTCATAGTTTTTGAATGAGGAAGCAGTTGCTGAAGCTGGTGGATATAATAGGAGACAGACGTGCTAAAAAAGGGTGTCCTTCCTTGTTTTGAACATAGTTTGTAGCACTGGCTTTGTTAACGAAATTGAGGAACACCCTTTTTCATAAACAAAATCAGTACATACAATTATACGAGGAATGTAGCCATATTCACCTCAGGGGTAGTTGAATGAGTAAGGAAGGACATTCCCAAGAAATCATTAATACAGTCCTGACCAACTTGGTGGAGTGAGATCCCATGATCACCTTGAATGAATCCAAGAGCAACCCATTGTTGAATCAAGCTGTCATGATCTATGTTATGGCTCTTAGGAAAGACAGAGCAATACATGAAACATAGTTTCTGGTGTGAGGGCATGTGGTAATAACTTAGCATCAAGCCACTCATAATCCCATAATCATCATCTTTGATCTCAAGAATATTACTGTCTTTAAGTGCAATCCATGCTTCTTTTGTGCAATGCTTATTCATCACGTAACCAAGAGCTTTAGCAACTAGCGGTACTCCACCACATTTCTTAGCAATTTCTTCTCCAATCTTGATAAGGTCGACATCCAGCCTATTTCCTTGCAATGAAGGATTCATAATAGAAAAACAATCATCACTTGATAAGGCCTCCAATCTAGTTGGTGGAACGGTATGAAATTCTGAAGGTTGGATGATAGATAATGCTTTAGCAACTTGATCACTTCGGGTGGTTACTATTATCTTGCTCCCTTCCTTACCGTACTGTAACATTTTCATCAATTTCTCCAAACTATCTCCCCTTTTCTCCCATAGGTCATCCAAGACAATTAAAAAAATCTTGCCTGAAAGTATGCGTTGAAGGCAAGAATTTAGATTCTGTAGTCTAGTATCATTTGCTTGGAGGCTACCTTCAACCTGAGAGATAATAGTAGCTACAATCTTGTTCACATCAAACTCCATCGAGACATGGACCCATGCTTTGACCTCAAACATATTTGTCTCCTTAGCAACAAAAACAGATTTTGCAAGTGTTGTCTTACCCATACCACCAAGTCCAACAATGGGAATGATGGATATTTTTGCTGGATCATCATTCTGCAATGCCAAATTTAGTATCCTGGTTTTTTCACTTTCTCTTCCTACCATCTCAATTTTATCACTAGAAACCACAGATGTTTCTTGGTTATTCATGTTCACAGGTCTTGTATCTGCTAGTTGCAGAAAATTGAACTTTCTATGTTCCTCTGCTATTTTATCTAGCTCTTCCCTGATTTTCCTCATCTTGTTTGACAGGGTGAAGCGTGTGATTAGTGGATGGAATGACATAAACACCAATTTAACCTGCAGTATGTAGTTTGTTACACcatcagaattttttttaagtGGGTATGTGCTGATTTTATATATTGTTTAAGTATTAACCGTGCAATTTTCAAAGCAAATATCATAATTTCATAAAATCATAAATTAATATTGAGCATTGACTTTGTGTGAGAAGGCATATTGTAATCTACCCTTAAAATAGCAAAAATGTAATTATAAAAAATAGCAAAAATGAAAGCTAAATGAATAAAGAAGCACACTTCATAAACGTTGCATTATCTATGAGAATGGATAAAGGATTGCTAAATGTAATTGTATGTATGCGGCTAGGAAACACAAACCTGTGTCTTAAAAAAATTTCCATCACAAGCTTTTTTTACTTCGAATTCACACCATTCGAAGAATTTCAATTCAAAATGCTAcacaaaatatataaaatgtctAAGCATAATTTGTGAATCTATATTATGTCTTTTATCTTTTATGCTTAAGGATTGACAGACTAAATCATGTAATTAGACATTTCGAAAGTGATTTGCAATATTGCATTCAACATTATGATAAGAATTAGTTCTCAAAATTGTGCTTGAGACCTGATGTCAAGATCAAACATGATCACTTTATTAAAACATGATCACTTTAACATGATCAAAATATGTTTGATCACTTTATGATCAAACATGATCACTTTATGATCACTTTATTAAAACATGATCACTTTATTACAAATTCATTAAACTTTCGGATATGGGAACAATCTACcataaacaattttaattattagtcTATATGTTATAAAAATACATTTAAGCACTGCAGTTGCATAACAAATCAATAAACACTCATAAGTTGTATTTTTAAACCAAGGTACACAGTTGCACTGTCTGCTATAGCAATTCCATCTGTTTACATATGCTAAATAAAAGCTAAAATGTAGTAGAATTTttcacacacaaaaaaagaaaatagcatGCCATCGCTGAGCTTTGGTTACTGCTTAGGAATGCCCTTTTTATGCGAGGTAGATGAAGCGATTTATTTAAACCTGCACGGTTAAGGAATATTAAATCTAAAAGAAGAAAGTTGTATACCATACTATACAACTTATTTCAGATCTAGCCACACTATCTCAGGACAGTTTGATAAGTTGACTTGAAATTAAACAGTGATGTAATACTCCAACAAAGATGTACTCAAACTTATTAGTTTTTCATGTTGATATGTTGATGAAATTTCAATGTTGCATGATTGCAGCAAGCTAAAGTTTCATGATAGATTTTCACCAGTTTCTACCACAACATATTTAAGACTAAGGGGGAAATGAAAAAATAGGATATACATGTATAATGTGGCACACAAAATATTCCTAGAGAGGTATACTAGCAATTTTATCAAATGAAATAAGCTCTCTATATACATTCAGAGCTCAGAATATAGGTATTACCGGGCATGTGCTACTCCTCCATATCTTTGTATTTGCCTCCAGCTCATCAATCATGTCTTCAATGTTGTAGGCAGCAGATTTGAGCTTCTTGAGCCAAAGCCGGACCGATTCACTACGTTGGGAGCGTTTCTCAGCATCCGCCGTCACGGCCTTCACAGTGATCAAGGTGCCCTTCATCTCCTCAAAATCATCACTGAACCTCTGCAGAAGCTCCACCCTTTCCCAGGCAGCCTGACCAAGCATGCCAGCCACACGCTGCACAACAGCTCCAGCAATCATCTCAGCACCCCCACTCATGACTATAGGCCTTGATCTCTCGCGCACAGGTATTATTTGTGCTGCGCCCAAGATAGCTCATAGATAGAACAAAGATGATGTGCTCTGCTATTTATACTGCTTTCTTTCTTAGCCTGAAGCTTTTGCACCTGATACCTGGAGTGTAGTGTAGTTGAGTGCTGGGGATATCTACTGAAGGCAAAATGCATATATTCTGATGCAGAGTTGCACCTTGCAAGCCTCGACCTTTGAGGAAAGGTATATGCATGATGGCCTCTCAGGAAAGGAACATATTTGGTGAAAAAAAGTAAAGAGAAGAACCTCAGATTAATTCGAAGATGTACAATGAAAAATGGTAGTTAACATGATGCTGAGACCTTCACCTTTTAGTTCAGGAATGATGTGGTCCTTCGTCTCTGTGAAGAAATGAACCTTCGTAAGAAAAGCATTCTGCAGTTTGCATTCTTTGAGTAGGACATACAAATTGCAGAGAACAAATGCTGCATAGCATGTGCAGGACATTCATAAGCCAAGTATTCTATCCAGGCTATGTGAGAATGCAGGAGCAAATAGTGGAATTTGTCAGTTGTCACCTCTTTCTAGTTAAAACCTATCCATAATTCTGATCGGAGAGTTGATATGGACGGCTCGATTCCAAGGGATGCGTGAACACCCGACTTCCCGCCCGCCAATTTGTCACCGCAGCGATCCGCGTCGATCTGGGCCGTACAAGCCCGATCCAGCGTCCTGGACAGGCGTCCACCCCCTAGGGTCCGATTGGGCGGCGCCAATGGCGATGCCTCCGCCGCCAGCTCACCTGGGGCCAAGATGGTTCGAagcgtgtcccagcttcccaggGAGAAGTTTTCGTCGActaccttcatcttcatctaggtggccggcgccgtcgcggcggcgcggttTGACgcagggcgcgggcgggcggcgagccggcgagacTGCGAGCCGTGCAGCGCGTGCTGGTGCCTGGTACGGGTGGAGCTAGGTTCTCGCCCAGATGGACGGGTTCCATGGTACGGCAGCACGAGCGCCGCCGGATGCCAGGATCTCACCACCTATGGTGTGCTTTGGGGACGGCCGGCCAGATTGCGCGCGGCGATCGGCCTTCGGGATTAGCAATCCCTCCGAGAGAAGAACGCGAAAGGAGGTGAATCCGTGAATACCGGGCGTAGAACGGCCGTAGGTTCACCGGAAGCCGGACGGCGTGTTGCCTACCGGCGACATGCTCGCCGTCTGCCGACGTCCATTTCCGCTTTGTCTGCTCCCGTTGTCGCTCCAGATtccgccggcggcgcctgcgTGTTTACCGTTGCAGGTGCGAGGCATCACCCAATAAAACCAGCAAACAATACTACCCTCAAACTTGTCAACATAGGAATCTACGTTacttagggcaagtacattgctacacgtcagcggtctcataggtcgtctcatgcagtgccacgtaggatttttgatgatgtggaggagagagagcgaggagagagaaagaggtcgttgcttcgtgaaacaaccacctcatgagctaaattgtaggactacgagacaactgaacaaccattgtacgagttattgttgccatgcaactcataatattttatttttcttatacacaaattaagaaattatataccactaccagacaacttataggacaacccattgtgCAGGTTGTCTGTTAAAtcatctcaagattacgtgtcaatgcatgagaccgtctattagacgacaccaatgtacttgctcttAGATTAACTAAAACAGGATCATTGACACCCAAATATGAACAGAACTTAGGTAATTGAGTTAGAAGCATATCCAACGGCAACATTATACGATGACCTAGACATTAGAGTCGGGGACAAAGTTGTACTAGCTCGTAGGAGATCGCGTCGTCCCTCTAGCCTCCACCTCGTTTGGCCAGAGACAGCAAGAGTACCCCGTCGCCAACGCCACCGACGGCCGAAGCACGCTGTACCCCGTGGAACTCGCCTCCGTCGTCGGCTCGTGCGCAGCGGACCGCCTCCTGAGATCGCTccccgcgggcgccgccggcgtcgcgggcTTCTCCCGGTGTTCGCTCACCCTGACGTCGCAGCTCTCCTCGCAGCGCGTGTTCGGCAACAAATTCGCCCTGTGCCTGCCGGACTTCGCCTTGTTCGGCAACACGTCGGTGAACCTGGGGCTCCAGTTCCTCCCCGACCTCGCCTCCGTCATCCCGTACACCCCGCTCGTGAGGAACCCCCGGAACGGCGCTCACTACCTCCCCGTCAAGACCATCTCGGTGCGCTGGGATCAGGACGTCGAGGTGTCCATGCGCCCCGGCGCGCTCGACCTCGACTTCAacaccggccgcggcggcgtggtgctGAGCACGGTGACGCCGTACATGGCCATGCGCTCCGACGTGTACCAGAATAAACGTGTCACGTCAGTATATCTGCTCCTCGATCCAGCATCTCCAACAGATTGTATCCACGGATATCCGCATCTGATTAATCGTTAAGTCAACTCCAACACTTACTTTCCTTCTCCTTTAGCAACGCAAAATAAAGCCTGAATGTCTCTGCATATACAAACACATATAACAGGATCAAACCATCGATCTCAAGTTCTCATTTTCTCAACAACCCAAAGCTCTTCCAGTCGCTAGAAGATGAGGAAGCACCATGCCACCTTCGCTGCAACTGCAACCCAGCATGCATCCTCTGCAGCTAGCCGTCGCAGTGCGCGCGGCTTCGGCGGCAGGTTCGCGATGTGCCTCCCGGCCTTCGCTGCATTCGGCGATACGCCGGTGTACCTGGGGATGGAGTCGCGGGGCCTCGTCGAGTACACGGGCTCCATCCCGTACGCGCCGCTCCTCGCGAACCCGAGGAACCCCTGCTAGTGGCCATTACATCCCCGTCAAGGGCATCTCCGTGAACTGGCACGGCGTGGACGTGGTGGCCTCCCTGCCCAACGGTGCGCTGGATCTCGACGGCCACACCGGCCGAGGCGGTGTCGTGCTGAGCGCGGTCACGCCGTACACCATCATGCGGGCGGAGGTGTTCTGCCCGTTGATCCAGGCGTTCGACGATGCAATAAGGGCACGTACAACAGTCGTGGCAGCCGTCGTCTCACGACGGAAGTTTTGCAAAATCCCCCTTGCTTCACTGCAGTAactgaagagagagagggaagtcGTCGCGTGGGGAGACGACGGCAAGCGCTCGTGCTCCCAGGCGAAGAAGACGGCTGGCTGCGCGTTGTACGGAGCGTCGCCTCCTCGTCGACACCGTGCGGATCCTGTTGTGCGCGCACCAAATCTCCCGATTGCGCGCCAAATCTCCCGCCGTATATGTTTCGTCTTTGCCATTTTCTCCACCTCGACAGTCTCCGCCGCCCTTGCGTGCCATTGCCAAGAGCTGCCTCTTCCCTCTCCAACGATGTCTAGCAGGATGGTATCGCTTTCGAAGAGGAAGGTCACGGTACCTTCGAAGAgcaagacggcggcggcagcaggaatGACGCGGGCGGTTGCAGCGGTGGCGAGTGCGGCTGCGACCAAAGTTCCTCGTGGAAGCGGTTCGGCTCTAGCACCCAACCTCGTCAGCCTCAGCAACAGTGCGACGGCGGCGTTCGTCGGTCGCGGAAGTAGCTCGTCCCCAACAACCAACCCCTCGGCAAGTTCGATTCATCCTCAATCCATGGCAGACAGCTTCGATTCTCCACCAATCCATGGCAGACAAGGCTACCCAATCGGATTTGGCGTTGTTGGTTCTTCACATGGCAGATGTGGTGGCTCCATCAGTCCAAGTTCCCCTTCGTTTGGGAAACAATCCAGTTGGGATCCAGCATGGTAATTCCAAAAATATTTGCTAATTTTCTAATTCACAAGTTTACATATGTTGCTGCTTGTTGTTTTGCTGAGAGTATCTAACTAGGTATGCACTGCAATTATATTTTCTAGTTACTGATAGTGCTAATGTTTTTGGGATAGGAACTAGAAGATCTATGTGTTCACTTCAGTAGAATTAATAACTAAAGTACCGAATGTGTATTTAGTAATCACTGATTTTTTTCAAGGTACTGAATGTTTCCAGTTCAATAGAATTGGTGGCTGCATGTATGTGTTCAGTGATGATCACTGAATCAATAGCTGAATATGTTCAGTCGGTCAATTTAGAATTATCTTCAGTGTGCAGTCAGTCATTTTTTTGTTAAATGGATGCCATTTAAGATCAAAGTTGAATCTATGCTAACTAAAAACAAAGGAAATGCTAGCTCGTGTATCCCCTGGTAGAGAACTGTTTCAGTGAATATTAAGTTCATGTATACAATTTTGCAGGGACAACAGCACACACCCTCCTGGTGGATTTATGGGCTTATTCAACAACCAATCCCATTTATCACAGAATTCACATTTTGTTGGTGCTCCATCTCATTATGCACCTTTCAAGGCACCAAGGCCTGTCGATGTTGGTGTCAGTTTTGCCTCAATGGATGCACTGCAGCCTAACAACAGTGGAAATTCATCTCAAGAAGTACAAGTTTTATCTGAACAGGAGGCTATTGAAGTTGATAGTGATACTGAGAATGTCAGGACAGAGAAGCGGATCTTGTGGACACCAGAAGAAGACGAGAAACTGATGAGTGcttggttgaaaaattcaacagacTCATCCGTTGGAGCTGATAGGATTAACGAGCACTATTGGGGTGATGTTGTCAAGTCATACAACATGACTATCCCGTCACAGAGGAAAAGAAATTCAAAGCAAGCCAAG
This window encodes:
- the LOC101768026 gene encoding disease resistance protein RGA2 isoform X1, encoding MSGGAEMIAGAVVQRVAGMLGQAAWERVELLQRFSDDFEEMKGTLITVKAVTADAEKRSQRSESVRLWLKKLKSAAYNIEDMIDELEANTKIWRSSTCPVKLVFMSFHPLITRFTLSNKMRKIREELDKIAEEHRKFNFLQLADTRPVNMNNQETSVVSSDKIEMVGRESEKTRILNLALQNDDPAKISIIPIVGLGGMGKTTLAKSVFVAKETNMFEVKAWVHVSMEFDVNKIVATIISQVEGSLQANDTRLQNLNSCLQRILSGKIFLIVLDDLWEKRGDSLEKLMKMLQYGKEGSKIIVTTRSDQVAKALSIIQPSEFHTVPPTRLEALSSDDCFSIMNPSLQGNRLDVDLIKIGEEIAKKCGGVPLVAKALGYVMNKHCTKEAWIALKDSNILEIKDDDYGIMSGLMLSYYHMPSHQKLCFMYCSVFPKSHNIDHDSLIQQWVALGFIQGDHGISLHQVGQDCINDFLGMSFLTHSTTPEVLDSGRFKPTLKFHMHDVVHDLTRYVASEEFSYVKTMMHNNRTDNRNCHYQLLMNHEESSSAFKSLPPKVRAMHFRECNKLHLPKQAFSQALYLRVLDLSGCHVSELPGSVCKLKLLRYLDASNLPIPNFPKSLNRLLNLQTLILSNTSLKALPTNVGCLQKLQYFDLSGCVNLHELPTSFGNLSALLFLNLASCHELPTLPESFGKLHKLQFLNLSDCYKLHSLPESCCQLHDLTHLELSDCHNLEKVPDCIDQLSKLEYLNMTSCSKVQMLPESLCKLMMLKHLNLSFCVKLEHLPASIGVLRLQSLDLEGCFFLDGLPDGIFNMSTLVHVERAVFAIHIRSEVDKLREQLNLERSCELDGRGDLWSQILELEKTGCLELQIKDLQNVKNLEGADQAKLLNSSNLTSLWLSWGHGESSMVEHADASVDKSVLEKLVPPRNLRHLHLNGYMSIDFSRWMLDLPSYLPHLSTIVLLNLKGCSHLPPLGRLPNLRALWLGRMPNLKSVGREFYGDHGSCSKLRIILLMEMDNLEGWWTTRTSNEDEEFLIPNLHLLFAADCPKLKFLPYPPRSVTWIVNNSDHVLPEHGFGNLSSITSPYVLCIMGTSPSPEAWHRARYLCSIECLVLLSLTGLTTLPQVIRCFISLREFSVDGCDDLETLPEWLGDFTSLREIEIVSCPMLSSLPESIQRLTELKKLRITDCPALSEKCQGEDKHKIAHIPEVEFE
- the LOC101768026 gene encoding putative disease resistance protein RGA4 isoform X2; translated protein: MSGGAEMIAGAVVQRVAGMLGQAAWERVELLQRFSDDFEEMKGTLITVKAVTADAEKRSQRSESVRLWLKKLKSAAYNIEDMIDELEANTKIWRSSTCPVKLVFMSFHPLITRFTLSNKMRKIREELDKIAEEHRKFNFLQLADTRPVNMNNQETSVVSSDKIEMVGRESEKTRILNLALQNDDPAKISIIPIVGLGGMGKTTLAKSVFVAKETNMFEVKAWVHVSMEFDVNKIVATIISQVEGSLQANDTRLQNLNSCLQRILSGKIFLIVLDDLWEKRGDSLEKLMKMLQYGKEGSKIIVTTRSDQVAKALSIIQPSEFHTVPPTRLEALSSDDCFSIMNPSLQGNRLDVDLIKIGEEIAKKCGGVPLVAKALGYVMNKHCTKEAWIALKDSNILEIKDDDYGIMSGLMLSYYHMPSHQKLCFMYCSVFPKSHNIDHDSLIQQWVALGFIQGDHGISLHQVGQDCINDFLGMSFLTHSTTPEVLDSGRFKPTLKFHMHDVVHDLTRYVASEEFSYVKTMMHNNRTDNRNCHYQLLMNHEESSSAFKSLPPKVIRCFISLREFSVDGCDDLETLPEWLGDFTSLREIEIVSCPMLSSLPESIQRLTELKKLRITDCPALSEKCQGEDKHKIAHIPEVEFE